The following are encoded in a window of Anoplopoma fimbria isolate UVic2021 breed Golden Eagle Sablefish chromosome 3, Afim_UVic_2022, whole genome shotgun sequence genomic DNA:
- the adhfe1 gene encoding hydroxyacid-oxoacid transhydrogenase, mitochondrial: MAARDRVVHLLRQLETAACRCPAHSNTFHRGVGAATCTVRKTDYAFEMASSNIRYGEGVSREIGMDLQNLGARNVCLMTDKNLSRLPPVKAVLESLSSNGVTFKVYDSVRVEPTDTSFKDAIAFAKNDSFDVYVAVGGGSVIDTCKAANLYASHPDADFLDFVNAPIGKGKPITGAVKPLIAVPTTAGTGSETTGVAIFDYEPLKAKTGIASRAIRPTLGIVDPMHTLSMPERVAANSGFDVLCHALESYTALPYNQRSPCPPNPINRPAYQGSNPISDVWSRHALNVVAKYMKRAVRDPEDREARSSMHLASVFAGIGFGNAGVHLCHGMSYPIAGNVKTHSAKGYSVEHPLVPHGLSVVLTAPAVFNFTAPMCPERHLEAAEILGADIRQVKREDAGAVLADTLRGFLFDLQVEDGLGAVGYTTDDIPALVKGTIPQERVTKLSPRGHTEDDLSRMFEASMKLY; encoded by the exons ATGGCAGCACGAGACAGGGTCGTTCACCTGCTCCGGCAGCTCGAGACCGCCGC GTGCAGATGTCCGGCTCACTCCAACACCTTCCACCGAG GTGTCGGAGCTGCAACCTGCACCGTCCGGAAGACCGACTACGCCTTCGAG ATGGCGAGTTCCAACATCAGATATGGAGAAGGAGTCAGCAGAGAGATCGGCATG GACCTGCAGAACCTCGGCGCTCGGAACGTCTGTCTGATGACGGACAAGAACTTGTCCCGTCTCCCGCCGGTGAAGGCCGTCCTGGAGTCTCTGTCCTCCAACGGAGTCACGTTCAAAGTGTACGACAGCGTCCGCGTGGAGCCCACCGACACCAG ttttaaagaCGCCATCGCGTTTGCTAAAAACGACTCGTTCGACGTGTATGTGGCGGTGGGCGGCGGCTCCGTGATTGACACCTGCAAAGCAGCCAATCTGTACGCGAGTCACCCCGACGCCGACTTCCTGGACTTTGTGAACGCTCCGATCGGTAAAGGGAAGCCGATCACCGGAGCGGTGAAGCCGCTGATCGCAG TTCCTACCACTGCAGGAACCGGCAGCGAGACCACCGGAGTCGCCATCTTTGACTACGAGCCTCTGAAGGCCAAGACAG GTATCGCCAGCAGAGCCATCAGACCCACGCTGGGCATCGTGGACCCGATGCACACACTGAGCATGCCCGAGAGAGTCGCCGCCAACAGCGGCTTCGATGTGCTCTG TCATGCTCTGGAGTCGTACACCGCCCTGCCCTACAACCAGAGGAGCCCCTGCCCCCCCAACCCCATCAACCGGCCCGCCTACCAGGGCAGCAACCCCATCAGCGACGTCTGGTCTCGCCACGCCCTCAACGTGGTCGCCAAGTACATGAAGCG AGCAGTGCGGGACCCCGAGGACCGGGAGGCTCGGTCCAGCATGCACCTGGCCAGCGTGTTTGCCGGCATCGGCTTCGGAAACGCAGGAGTTCATCTGTG tcatGGGATGTCGTATCCGATCGCCGGTAACGTGAAGACTCATTCGGCCAAAGGTTACAGCGTGGAGCACCCTCTGGTG CCTCACGGTCTCTCAGTCGTCCTCACGGCTCCGGCCGTCTTCAACTTCACAGCCCCGATGTGTCCAGAGCGCCACCTGGAGGCAGCAGAAATCCTCG GTGCAGACATTCGGCAGGTGAAGAGGGAAGACGCCGGCGCCGTTCTGGCCGACACGCTGCGTGGCTTCCTGTTTGACCTGCAGGTGGAGGACGGACTGGGAGCTGTGGGATACACCACCGACGACATCCCAGCACTGGTGAAAGGAACCATCCCTCAG GAGCGAGTGACCAAACTGTCCCCCCGAGGACACACCGAGGACGACCTGAGCCGGATGTTCGAGGCCTCCATGAAGCTCTACTGA
- the si:dkey-97a13.12 gene encoding uncharacterized protein si:dkey-97a13.12, with the protein MQIYRQTDEHFEVYTTVFSPKVSRTRTRTGSGTGTRHVEAEKVVAVMQHRSSWQKELDLNQGDLIQVLFKEDESWWFGRLSDGTEGYFLAACVEPLQVTTPTRPTGSTGSTGPSGGGFLQKLSC; encoded by the exons atgcAGATCTACAGGCAGACGGACGAACACTTTGAGGTCTACACCACCGTCTTCTCTCCTAAAG tgagcaggaccaggaccaggaccggCTCCGGGACCGGGACCAGACATGTGGAGGCAGAGAAG GTGGTGGCGGTGATGCAGCACCGGTCCAGCTGGCAGAAGGAGCTGGACCTGAACCAGGGAGACCTGATCCAGGTTCTGTTTAAGGAGGACGAGTCCTGGTGGTTTGGACGGCTGAGTGACGGGACGGAGGGTTACTTCCTTGCAGCCTGCGTGGAGCCGCTCCAGGTAACAACACCCACCCGGCCTACTGGGTCTACTGGGTCTACTGGTCCGTCTGGGGGGGGGTTCCTGCAGAAACTCAGCTGCTGA